In the Wyeomyia smithii strain HCP4-BCI-WySm-NY-G18 chromosome 2, ASM2978416v1, whole genome shotgun sequence genome, one interval contains:
- the LOC129720597 gene encoding uncharacterized protein LOC129720597, translating to MADGQRINLLTTKRATMIAALGRAEAFLVGYSDQRDAPQVPLRLEYINNIWATLNEVQAELEAYADTDEGMAVHEIVRAEFESRLFSIEASLITKLPPLPVNPAYPQPPHVSTALSGIKLSTISLPEFDGDYQQWLTFHDTFLALIHNNADVPPIQKFHYLRAAVKGEAAQLIESIAISSANYELAWRTLEGRYSNDYLLKKRHLQALFDIFVPRVQKESAAALHGLVDEFERHTKILHQLGEPTDEWSTILEHLLCTRLHNDSLRAWEEHASTVESPNFQCLVDFLQRRIRVLESISVNDHAPGSQTTPSTNQAANYNRRQSQFRLSSNASTAISSYKCPACNGNHYIARANICSCYGDSTSTSAPVQQPAENVFLLTVVVNVIDAYGHAHPARALLDSASQPNLISNRLARILRLKRKSVNITVQGAGQMSKMIQESLFATITSRKRNFSCGVEFLIMDKVTADLPAQFVSTAEWNLPTDIFLADPAFNKSQPIDMVIGVKHFYSSFPSSARMQLRENLPLLVDSVFGWVVAGSAGLASSTSQQPSCSVVAVSMITLEKSVERFWKTEDLATTDNFSVEERRCESFFTSTVARTHEGRYMVRLPRKPDFAIMLGESEATARRRFELLEPRLQRDPDLKAEYHKFMREYLDLGHMKPVKPRSSDD from the exons ATGGCGGACGGCCAGCGAATCAATCTGCTGACGACAAAGCGAGCGACGATGATTGCAGCACTGGGTCGGGCTGAGGCATTCCTGGTGGGCTACAGTGATCAACGAGACGCTCCGCAGGTACCGTTGAGGCTCGAGTACATAAACAACATCTGGGCTACCCTGAATGAAGTGCAAGCGGAGCTGGAGGCATACGCAGATACTGATGAAGGTATGGCAGTGCATGAAATAGTTCGCGCTGAGTTTGAGTCGCGACTTTTTTCAATAGAAGCATCTTTAATCACTAAATTGCCTCCTCTTCCTGTTAACCCCGCATACCCTCAACCCCCGCATGTTTCTACTGCACTCTCTGGTATAAAACTGTCGACTATTTCGCTTCCGGAGTTCGATGGGGATTATCAGCAATGGTTGACTTTTCATGACACTTTCTTGGCATTGATACACAACAACGCTGATGTTCCACCCATACAAAAATTTCACTATTTAAGGGCAGCCGTCAAGGGGGAGGCTGCTCAGTTGATTGAGTCTATCGCTATTAGTTCCGCTAATTACGAGTTGGCTTGGCGCACATTGGAGGGCAGGTATTCAAATGATTATCTTCTGAAGAAGCGACATTTGCAGGCTTTGTTCGATATATTTGTTCCGCGTGTTCAAAAGGAGTCCGCTGCTGCATTGCACGGTTTGGTCGACGAGTTTGAGCGACATACGAAAATTCTACACCAGCTTGGGGAACCAACGGACGAGTGGAGTACCATATTGGAGCATTTGTTGTGCACGCGTTTGCACAACGATTCTTTGAGAGCATGGGAGGAGCATGCTTCTACTGTAGAAAgtccaaattttcaatgtttagtCGACTTTTTGCAGCGGCGTATTCGGGTTCTTGAATCGATATCCGTCAACGATCATGCCCCTGGAAGTCAGACCACTCCGAGCACCAACCAGGCTGCTAATTACAACCGAAGGCAATCCCAATTTCGGCTCTCGTCAAATGCGTCCACCGCTATTTCATCCTACAAGTGTCCAGCGTGCAACGGCAATCATTATATCGCAAG AGCAAACATCTGTTCCTGCTACGGAGATAGTACCAGTACCAGCGCGCCAGTCCAGCAGCCTGCTGAAAACGTTTTTCTTCTAACGGTCGTCGTCAACGTCATTGATGCGTATGGGCATGCGCATCCCGCGCGCGCTTTGTTGGACAGCGCGTCTCAGCCAAACTTGATTTCCAACCGATTGGCCCGCATTCTTCGTTTGAAGCGGAAGTCCGTTAACATCACCGTTCAAGGGGCTGGACAAATGTCGAAAATGATCCAGGAATCGTTATTTGCCACTATAACTTCCCGGAAGCGGAACTTTTCTTGCGGCGTAGAGTTCTTGATCATGGACAAGGTAACTGCAGACCTTCCTGCGCAATTCGTATCAACAGCTGAGTGGAATCTACCTACCGATATCTTTCTCGCTGATCCTGCTTTTAACAAAAGTCAGCCGATAGACATGGTAATCGGTGTTAAACATTTTTACAGTTCCTTCCCGTCTTCAGCTCGCATGCAGCTGCGTGAAAATTTACCTCTGCTGGTGGATAGCGTCTTCGGCTGGGTTGTAGCTGGGTCGGCTGGCTTAGCATCGTCGACATCCCAGCAACCTTCGTGCAGCGTAGTGGCCGTGTCGATGATAACGCTAGAGAAAAGTGTCGAGCGCTTTTGGAAGACAGAGGATCTGGCTACCACTGACAACTTTTCAGTCGAGGAGCGGCGATGCGAATCTTTCTTTACGTCGACGGTCGCGAGAACTCATGAAGGACGATACATGGTTCGTCTACCTCGCAAGCCAGATTTCGCCATCATGCTAGGAGAGTCTGAGGCAACCGCTCGACGTCGTTTCGAGCTTTTGGAGCCCCGTTTGCAACGAGACCCTGATCTGAAGGCAGAGTACCACAAGTTTATGAGGGAATACCTCGATCTCGGACACATGAAGCCGGTCAAACCGAGAAGCAGTGACGACTAG
- the LOC129720599 gene encoding uncharacterized protein LOC129720599: MYRQVLVHPDDTSLQRFLWRFSADDPIQIYELLTVTYGLTPSSFLATRTLQQLADDEGEPYPFGSKALRKNFYVDDFIGGAQTVEEASKLRTELSELLAKGGFDLRKWTSNRLEVLKGLREDQIGTQSTIEFAPHETIKALGINWKPNEDFMRFDSQVPPSDHVLTKRSILSTIAKLFDPLGLIAPVVVRAKIVMQELWLLSCGWDDPVPDNLQKRWEKYKQELPKISAYRIARYALLPNSTVQLHTFADASESAYGACTYARCEDPQGIVRIQLLASKSRVAPLKRLTIARLELCAAVLAAHLHHRIKRAIDIGICSSYFWSDSSVTLEWLRSPPNRWQTFVGNHVSEVQHFTHGYRWNHIAGTENPADLVSRGMSVEEFLNSALWSQGPSWLTLPCKSWPISNPDNVSEDILEIRQVVAAVNSTSTVNPLFLRCSSYTRLLHVVGYCLRFILNNRAKTRTQPLPSPNPVQRYLSVEQLAQTRNVLIQLAQSDGFPAELKDLREGKSVDKRSKIRRLNPFLDPEGVLRVGGRLNLSQLPYQAKHPALLPSFHPFSLLIAQHYHHQMFHAGGRLLLSAIREEFWPLQGRKLAHNTVRRCFRCTLHLSTPGFLLALRRFIGRRGRPAHIHSDNGKNFEGAKNDLNELFAMLRKSEENEKIASTCAAEGITWHLTPPKAPHFGGLWEAAVKVAKKHLYRQLGSSRVSFEDLSTILAQIEALMNSRPLLPMSDDPNDLAALTPAHFLIGSRMLALPDPDHQHIPVNRLDHFQKLQLHVQKFGVTGAPNICKNCKRTPR, translated from the coding sequence ATGTATCGGCAAGTATTGGTACATCCCGATGATACTTCTTTGCAGCGTTTTCTGTGGCGTTTCTCAGCTGATGATCCCATTCAGATCTACGAGCTTCTGACGGTCACCTACGGGCTCACTCCTTCCTCGTTCCTCGCCACTCGTACGCTTCAGCAGTTAGCGGATGACGAAGGAGAGCCGTACCCATTCGGCAGTAAAGCCTTGCGTAAGAATTTTTATGTAGACGACTTCATCGGTGGTGCGCAGACGGTCGAAGAAGCCAGCAAGCTTCGTACAGAGCTAAGCGAGTTGTTGGCAAAGGGTGGATTCGATCTGCGAAAATGGACGTCGAACCGGCTCGAAGTGCTGAAAGGATTGCGAGAGGATCAAATAGGCACGCAGTCTACGATAGAATTCGCTCCCCACGAAACTATCAAAGCGTTAGGCATCAATTGGAAACCGAACGAGGATTTTATGCGTTTTGATTCCCAGGTACCGCCCAGCGATCACGTTTTAACGAAACGGTCCATTTTGTCTACGATTGCTAAGCTTTTCGATCCTTTGGGTCTTATTGCTCCCGTTGTAGTGAGGGCAAAAATTGTTATGCAGGAACTATGGCTGCTGTCATGTGGTTGGGATGATCCGGTCCCCGATAATCTACAGAAAAGATGGGAAAAATACAAACAGGAGCTGCCCAAAATTTCTGCCTATCGCATTGCCCGTTATGCCCTTCTACCTAATTCTACAGTGCAGCTACACACCTTCGCTGATGCCTCCGAATCTGCTTACGGTGCGTGCACATACGCCCGCTGCGAAGATCCACAGGGGATCGTACGGATACAGCTTCTTGCCTCTAAGTCCCGAGTCGCTCCGCTGAAGCGGTTAACTATCGCCCGTCTTGAGCTGTGCGCTGCGGTTCTGGCTGCGCATCTGCATCACAGGATAAAGCGTGCGATTGACATCGGTATTTGTTCGTCATATTTTTGGTCCGATTCATCCGTCACTCTCGAATGGCTTCGATCGCCACCGAATCGCTGGCAAACGTTTGTTGGAAATCACGTTTCAGAGGTTCAGCATTTCACGCATGGCTATCGCTGGAACCATATAGCAGGCACCGAAAACCCGGCCGATCTTGTCTCGCGCGGAATGTCCGTAGAAGAGTTCCTGAACAGTGCGCTGTGGAGTCAGGGTCCAAGCTGGCTAACATTACCGTGTAAAAGCTGGCCTATCTCGAACCCAGATAATGTTTCCGAGGATATTCTCGAAATCCGACAGGTCGTCGCAGCAGTTAATTCGACCTCAACGGTCAACCCGCTCTTTCTTCGATGCTCGTCGTATACTCGCTTGCTGCATGTTGTTGGATATTGCCTTCGCTTCATTTTGAATAACCGTGCCAAGACTAGAACACAGCCTCTCCCAAGCCCGAATCCAGTGCAGCGCTACCTTTCAGTGGAACAGCTTGCCCAAACCAGAAACGTGTTGATTCAGCTAGCCCAAAGCGACGGCTTCCCCGCTGAGCTGAAGGACTTAAGAGAAGGAAAGTCAGTAGATAAGCGCTCCAAAATACGCCGGCTTAATCCATTCCTAGACCCAGAGGGGGTATTGAGGGTTGGAGGGCGACTCAACTTATCTCAACTGCCCTATCAAGCGAAACATCCTGCCTTACTTCCCAGCTTTCATCCTTTCTCCCTGCTAATTGCCCAACATTATCATCACCAAATGTTTCACGCCGGAGGACGGCTTCTACTAAGTGCCATTCGCGAAGAATTTTGGCCGCTGCAAGGCCGCAAGCTCGCTCACAACACAGTTCGTCGATGCTTCCGCTGCACTCTGCATTTATCAACGCCAGGTTTCCTGCTAGCATTAAGGCGATTTATTGGTCGACGCGGTCGCCCTGCCCACATTCACTCAGACAACGGCAAAAATTTTGAAGGAGCCAAGAACGACTTGAACGAGCTTTTTGCCATGCTGCGAAAAAGTGAGGAGAATGAAAAAATTGCTTCAACGTGCGCTGCAGAAGGAATCACATGGCATCTAACACCACCAAAAGCACCGCACTTCGGTGGTCTCTGGGAGGCGGCCGTGAAAGTGGCCAAGAAGCATTTGTACCGTCAACTCGGTTCATCTCGTGTGTCGTTCGAAGATTTGTCCACTATTCTGGCCCAAATTGAAGCGCTGATGAATTCTCGACCCCTGCTTCCAATGTCAGATGACCCAAACGATTTGGCTGCGCTCACGCCCGCTCATTTCCTGATCGGTTCCAGGATGCTGGCCCTGCCCGACCCAGATCATCAACATATTCCTGTAAATCGGCTGGACCACTTTCAAAAATTGCAGTTGCACGTCCAGAAATTTGGAGTCACTGGCGCACCGAATATCTGCAAGAACTGCAAAAGGACACCACGATGA